One window from the genome of Synergistaceae bacterium encodes:
- a CDS encoding LptF/LptG family permease, which yields MRRGLLNKLILGACVGPFMFGILIFVLIFVAGDLLFQAARLIIEQGIAFSVVTRLFFYRLPEVVVMTIPMSSLLATLLGMSTLNGSSELIALKSLGISFKRILRPILLTSILISITALTFNETFVPFASIAADRLMKFEILKNQAAAVQEKVFLREEENGKLKRVLYIDELNPEEGIMSGIMMHEFNEEGGLTATLNARRGTWQNSQWWIEDGRMYDVDKDGEISLLLRFERQRLAIKLSPQQLQRSTRRPSDMSAHELWSYINQAQTIGTDLSKLWVMFHLKLAVPWACVIMAVLGAGFGASRRGRSGGGVGFGISVVMVFAYYVVMSLCRALGESGNIPPVIAGWGPNLVFIVLALFFAMRVDRI from the coding sequence ATGAGACGGGGATTACTTAATAAATTAATTCTCGGAGCGTGCGTCGGGCCGTTTATGTTCGGGATATTAATTTTTGTGCTGATATTTGTTGCGGGAGATTTATTATTTCAGGCTGCAAGATTAATTATCGAACAGGGAATCGCCTTCAGTGTCGTTACTCGATTATTCTTTTATCGATTGCCGGAAGTGGTTGTTATGACGATTCCGATGTCATCATTGCTTGCGACTCTATTAGGAATGTCGACTCTTAACGGGAGCAGCGAATTAATTGCGTTAAAGTCTTTGGGAATCTCGTTCAAGCGAATTTTGCGGCCGATTTTGCTTACGTCGATTCTAATTTCAATTACGGCGTTGACATTTAACGAAACTTTTGTGCCGTTTGCCTCGATTGCTGCTGATAGATTAATGAAGTTCGAGATACTCAAGAATCAAGCGGCGGCGGTTCAGGAAAAAGTTTTTTTGCGCGAGGAAGAAAACGGGAAATTAAAGCGCGTTCTATACATTGACGAATTAAACCCGGAAGAAGGCATTATGTCAGGTATTATGATGCACGAGTTCAACGAGGAGGGCGGATTAACTGCAACACTTAACGCACGGCGGGGAACGTGGCAAAATTCGCAATGGTGGATAGAAGACGGCAGAATGTATGACGTAGACAAAGACGGCGAAATAAGTTTATTATTACGCTTTGAACGTCAAAGGCTCGCGATAAAATTATCTCCCCAACAATTACAGCGCAGTACGAGAAGACCTTCAGACATGAGCGCACACGAGTTATGGAGCTACATTAATCAAGCGCAGACAATCGGCACAGATTTATCAAAATTATGGGTAATGTTTCATTTGAAATTGGCTGTACCGTGGGCTTGCGTAATAATGGCTGTCTTAGGTGCGGGCTTTGGTGCATCGAGGCGCGGACGTTCGGGCGGAGGCGTAGGCTTTGGAATAAGTGTCGTGATGGTCTTTGCTTATTATGTAGTAATGTCATTGTGCCGTGCATTGGGCGAGTCGGGAAATATTCCGCCGGTTATAGCAGGTTGGGGGCCGAATCTTGTATTTATCGTGCTGGCTTTATTCTTTGCGATGAGGGTAGACAGAATTTAA
- the lpxI gene encoding UDP-2,3-diacylglucosamine diphosphatase LpxI (LpxI, functionally equivalent to LpxH, replaces it in LPS biosynthesis in a minority of bacteria.), whose protein sequence is MSIALIAGEGILPVEIAKRLQTQQETLIMTLRDDPEVLRPYAKKLIRMRTPNLGRGLREIKNFGSDKLIMAGRIPKKIIYCLPLLFDKITRSILKKSLRDDHSLLGAVVRVFESEGIQVIPYWQILPEFIAASGKLTSREPTTNELSDIECGKKILRVTLPCSFGQAVCIAGGAVVAIEAMEGTDQMIKRAGVLAGRGVVVKMIREDQDLRYDLPTVGTKTLENMHEAGLTCLAVESGKTLILEPEKFFDLAEKFNISVWGIQP, encoded by the coding sequence ATGAGTATAGCATTAATTGCAGGTGAGGGAATCTTACCCGTTGAAATCGCTAAAAGACTTCAGACTCAGCAGGAGACTTTAATAATGACTCTTCGTGATGATCCTGAAGTCTTGAGACCCTACGCAAAAAAATTAATCCGCATGAGGACTCCGAATCTTGGCCGGGGTTTGCGCGAGATAAAAAATTTCGGTTCAGACAAATTAATAATGGCCGGACGAATCCCGAAGAAAATTATTTATTGCCTGCCGTTATTGTTCGACAAAATTACACGTTCGATTCTGAAAAAATCTTTACGCGACGATCATTCATTATTGGGAGCTGTCGTGAGAGTCTTTGAGTCAGAGGGGATTCAAGTTATACCATATTGGCAGATTTTGCCGGAATTTATAGCGGCATCAGGAAAATTAACGAGCCGTGAGCCCACTACAAACGAATTATCCGACATTGAGTGCGGGAAAAAAATTTTGCGCGTTACTCTTCCGTGTTCATTCGGTCAGGCTGTTTGCATTGCTGGAGGTGCTGTCGTTGCAATTGAGGCGATGGAAGGCACCGACCAAATGATAAAGCGTGCGGGAGTTCTTGCGGGACGTGGAGTCGTCGTGAAAATGATTCGTGAAGATCAAGATTTGCGTTATGATTTGCCTACAGTCGGGACAAAGACTCTCGAAAATATGCATGAAGCCGGCTTAACGTGTCTAGCTGTTGAGTCAGGGAAGACGCTGATATTAGAGCCTGAAAAATTCTTTGATCTCGCGGAAAAATTTAATATTTCAGTCTGGGGGATTCAGCCGTGA
- a CDS encoding lipid-A-disaccharide synthase has translation MNIFISCGEVSGDIYAADLIRELLKISPDSKIWGMLGTESVKAGGSAKWSYEELKLMGIIEILPAIPRILRLKNNIVREVMKSNPDIAVLVDSPDFNLILARSLRKSGYNGKIISLIPPTVWAWRSGRVKNLKRDFDLCLPLFLFEHKFLLDHGVKSLWKAHPLVHDLKNVRVSQEFANRFAGKKIIALMPGSRRYDINFHLDILLGTAEILREKNYCPVFSVAQGLTKNLADELRERVKISGFDLWEGEGRELMCGSLAVAGVSGTVAVEAMLLGRYMVVIYNMKRITHAILKRLVHVKNISIPNYLTDKQLYPELLCNDASPERIVHELENYLLDNDIKLAIDSGLNEAKKLMGTDNAAEFWAKCVFSQ, from the coding sequence GTGAATATTTTTATCTCGTGCGGGGAAGTCAGCGGGGACATTTACGCAGCTGATTTGATTCGTGAATTGTTAAAAATTTCTCCTGACTCAAAAATTTGGGGAATGCTGGGAACTGAAAGCGTTAAGGCCGGAGGTTCTGCAAAATGGAGCTACGAAGAATTAAAGCTGATGGGAATAATTGAAATTTTGCCTGCGATACCTAGAATTTTGCGCCTGAAAAATAATATCGTCCGTGAAGTAATGAAATCGAATCCCGATATAGCAGTGCTTGTTGACAGTCCCGACTTTAATTTAATTCTTGCGCGTTCACTCCGTAAATCGGGCTATAACGGCAAAATAATATCTCTGATTCCTCCTACTGTGTGGGCTTGGCGTTCAGGAAGAGTCAAGAATCTCAAGCGCGATTTTGATTTATGCCTGCCGTTATTCTTGTTTGAACATAAATTTTTGCTGGATCACGGTGTTAAATCATTATGGAAGGCTCATCCCCTCGTGCATGACTTGAAAAATGTCAGAGTCTCTCAAGAGTTTGCTAATAGATTTGCCGGAAAAAAAATTATTGCCCTAATGCCCGGCAGCAGACGCTATGACATAAATTTTCATCTTGATATTTTGCTGGGGACTGCTGAAATTTTGCGCGAAAAAAATTATTGTCCGGTCTTCTCGGTTGCACAGGGACTCACAAAGAATCTTGCTGATGAACTGCGCGAACGTGTAAAAATTTCCGGCTTTGATTTATGGGAGGGCGAGGGGCGCGAATTAATGTGCGGATCTCTTGCTGTTGCGGGTGTTTCCGGAACTGTTGCGGTTGAAGCTATGTTATTAGGCCGTTACATGGTCGTAATTTATAATATGAAGAGAATAACTCATGCGATTTTAAAGCGTTTAGTACACGTGAAAAATATTTCAATCCCGAATTATTTAACAGACAAGCAATTATACCCGGAATTATTATGCAATGACGCTTCACCAGAAAGAATCGTGCATGAGCTCGAAAATTATTTGCTCGATAATGATATAAAGCTCGCAATAGACTCAGGACTCAACGAGGCAAAAAAATTAATGGGCACTGACAACGCAGCAGAGTTTTGGGCAAAATGCGTATTTTCACAGTAA
- a CDS encoding DUF4198 domain-containing protein: MKRFLVCALILVLASPVFAHELTIKAKDSAPEAGKIFHVTVQSAHRFIVPEEVEILSRVKAGLIKDGKLIESQLTGNDKDLCIDFTVTAPEGTFILAAIKDGESWCVTNEGGKSGARKDLEAQGLKVISANKYDKYAKAIFNASHDDKTFSQVLNFPLEIIPVTNPADAKAGEYFDVKILLNGQPYTGPVWATYDGFVTEYENTYAYYTEAENGQAHIKITAPGLWGIRAAQGNLPGKPGDYDNLNLRSFLLFNVK; this comes from the coding sequence ATGAAACGTTTTCTAGTTTGTGCGTTAATTCTTGTTCTTGCTTCACCTGTTTTCGCTCATGAACTCACGATTAAAGCAAAGGACAGCGCACCCGAAGCAGGAAAAATTTTTCACGTTACTGTACAGTCTGCTCACAGATTCATAGTTCCTGAAGAGGTCGAAATTTTATCACGCGTCAAAGCCGGACTCATCAAAGACGGAAAATTAATCGAGTCGCAATTAACCGGCAATGATAAAGATTTGTGCATTGATTTTACTGTTACAGCTCCTGAAGGCACGTTTATTTTAGCAGCAATCAAAGACGGCGAGTCATGGTGTGTTACTAATGAGGGCGGGAAATCAGGCGCGCGCAAAGATTTAGAGGCACAGGGACTCAAGGTTATATCAGCAAATAAATATGACAAGTACGCAAAGGCCATTTTCAACGCCTCACACGACGATAAAACTTTTTCGCAGGTTCTGAATTTCCCGTTAGAGATTATCCCCGTAACTAATCCGGCAGATGCGAAAGCCGGCGAATATTTTGACGTAAAAATTTTGTTGAACGGTCAGCCTTACACCGGGCCGGTATGGGCGACTTATGACGGCTTTGTAACTGAATACGAGAACACTTACGCATATTACACCGAAGCAGAAAACGGCCAAGCACATATAAAGATTACTGCTCCGGGCTTATGGGGAATCAGAGCAGCACAGGGAAATTTACCCGGCAAACCTGGCGATTACGATAATTTAAATTTGCGTTCGTTCTTATTATTTAACGTGAAGTAA
- the cbiM gene encoding cobalt transporter CbiM, whose translation MHISEGILSGSVLIAGWAGTVAGVSVGLKKTNPDKIVRVALLSSAFFLASLVNVKVGPSSTHLSLLAPMGLILGWAAFPAILIALLLQAVLFHFGGLLVLGVNAFIMGFSSVSVYLMFGKKIRESGSKIFSFIAGALAVIIAALLVGLCLGITDGNFLTAAKLIVLVHLPLSLIEGLATMFIISWLKRVSPEFLS comes from the coding sequence ATGCACATCAGCGAGGGGATTTTATCAGGCAGTGTATTAATTGCGGGTTGGGCGGGGACTGTTGCCGGAGTCTCCGTCGGTCTCAAGAAAACTAACCCCGACAAAATTGTAAGAGTCGCGCTTTTATCGTCTGCGTTTTTTCTTGCTTCACTGGTAAATGTGAAAGTCGGCCCGAGTTCGACTCATTTATCTTTGCTTGCTCCGATGGGATTAATTCTCGGCTGGGCTGCTTTCCCTGCGATATTAATTGCGTTGCTGCTTCAGGCTGTATTATTTCATTTCGGGGGCTTGCTCGTTCTGGGTGTGAATGCGTTTATAATGGGATTCTCGTCAGTGAGCGTTTATTTAATGTTCGGAAAAAAGATTCGCGAGTCAGGGAGCAAAATTTTTTCATTTATTGCCGGAGCTTTGGCCGTGATTATAGCTGCATTGCTTGTAGGTTTGTGCTTGGGAATTACTGACGGAAATTTTTTAACAGCTGCAAAATTAATAGTACTTGTTCACTTGCCGTTAAGCCTGATAGAAGGACTTGCGACGATGTTTATAATTTCGTGGTTAAAGCGTGTTTCGCCGGAGTTCTTGTCATGA
- a CDS encoding energy-coupling factor ABC transporter ATP-binding protein: protein MLEVKNLYYTYSDNHEALKNVSFAINDGEKIALVGANGSGKSTLLLHLAGAVEVQRGKIFINGDSKIETLRKKVGLIFQDSDNQLLMPSVIEDVAFNLVANGVKANKAHELAEKILNSLGVSHLASRPPHKLSGGEKKIITIAGTIISQPEILALDEPTSGLDPKARRRVINFLRGYDKTILLATHDLDMALDICSRAIILYNGEIVITGTLPELFTNQQILERYGLELPLRYS, encoded by the coding sequence ATGCTTGAAGTAAAAAATTTATATTACACATATTCAGACAATCACGAGGCTTTAAAAAATGTCTCATTCGCTATTAATGACGGTGAAAAAATTGCTCTTGTCGGCGCAAATGGTTCGGGAAAATCTACACTTTTATTGCACTTGGCCGGAGCTGTTGAAGTTCAACGGGGAAAAATTTTCATCAACGGCGATTCTAAAATTGAGACTCTGCGAAAAAAAGTCGGGTTAATCTTTCAGGACTCGGACAATCAGTTATTAATGCCAAGCGTTATAGAAGATGTAGCATTTAATCTCGTCGCAAATGGAGTTAAAGCAAACAAAGCACATGAACTCGCAGAAAAAATTTTAAATTCTCTGGGAGTCTCGCACTTGGCCTCAAGACCTCCGCACAAACTATCAGGCGGCGAGAAAAAAATTATCACAATAGCAGGCACAATTATTTCACAACCTGAAATATTAGCACTTGATGAGCCTACGTCAGGACTTGACCCTAAAGCACGAAGACGGGTAATAAATTTTTTGCGCGGTTATGACAAGACGATTTTATTAGCAACTCATGATTTAGATATGGCATTAGACATTTGTTCGCGTGCGATAATTTTATATAACGGCGAAATTGTAATAACGGGAACTTTGCCGGAATTATTTACGAATCAACAAATTTTAGAGCGTTACGGACTCGAATTGCCCCTGCGTTACTCATGA